From Candoia aspera isolate rCanAsp1 chromosome 4, rCanAsp1.hap2, whole genome shotgun sequence, a single genomic window includes:
- the LOC134497350 gene encoding olfactory receptor 14C36-like: protein MENRTTLSYFLLLEFSEDHHLHLLHFFLFFILYLANATANLLIITVVACDHQLHSPMYFFLMHLAVQDLGIVSVIVPKSMINSLMDTRRISYFGCVAQVFLFISFEASDISLLTVMAYDRYVAICNPLHYEMVMNWKACTEIMILVWVTSLLYGMLHTTGTFSTVLCSNVVNQFFCEIPQLLKLSCSGFNLVEAGVIVASGIAGLGCFTFIIVSYAMIFKAVLGIPSEQGRQKALSTCIPHLIVVSMFLLTGCFAYLRTPSNTPSYLDFGLTVLYSLLPPLFNPIIYSMRNKNIKFVLSKFLRF from the coding sequence ATGGAGAATCGAACTACTCTGTCTTACTTTCTCCTCCTGGAATTCTCAGAAGATCATCATCTGCACCTGCtacatttcttcttattcttcatATTATACCTGGCAAATGCAACAGCAAATCTTCTCATCATCACTGTGGTAGCTTGTGACCACCAACTGCACAGCCCAATGTACTTCTTTCTAATGCATTTGGCTGTGCAAGACCTGGGCATTGTTTCAGTCATTGTCCCCAAATCCATGATTAATTCCCTCATGGACACAAGACGCATCTCCTACTTCGGCTGTGTTGCTCAAGTCTTTCTGTTTATCTCCTTCGAAGCTTCTGATATCTCCCTCCTCACAGTCATGGCATATGATcgatatgttgccatttgcaatccactgcaCTATGAGATGGTGATGAATTGGAAAGCCTGCACTGAAATCATGATTCTGGTTTGGGTCACCAGCCTTCTCTATGGAATGTTGCATACCACTGGCACTTTTTCAACCGTTTTGTGTTCTAATGTTGTCAACCaattcttctgtgaaatcccacaaTTGCTAAAGCTGTCCTGCTCTGGCTTCAATCTAGTTGAAGCTGGAGTTATTGTGGCCAGTGGTATTGCAGGACTAGgttgttttacttttattattgtatcttatGCCATGATCTTCAAGGCAGTGCTCGGAATCCCTTCCGAACAAGGAAGGCAAAAAGCCTTATCAACCTGTATCCCCCACCTTATAGTAGTGTCTATGTTTTTATTAACTGGATGCTTTGCCTATCTGAGAACTCCTTCTAACACCCCATCTTATTTAGATTTCGGGCTGACTGTTCTGTATTCCCTTCTTCCACCCCTGTTCAATCCAATCATCTATAGCATGAGAAATAAGAATATCAAATTTGTCCTTTCTAAATTTTTGAGATTCTGA